Proteins co-encoded in one Flavivirga eckloniae genomic window:
- a CDS encoding choice-of-anchor B family protein: MNYFNKSIRLFTLSILGCLSFLIIQSCASNNNEPLLANDTGNADALASCENGLADVYPCSGYDLMVHMSLNTFGASAGNDSWGWVDSTTDKEYALIATNINVSFVDITDTTNPIYLGNLPTATTSSPWRDVKVYKDHAFIVADNAGNHGMQVFDLTRLRDVANPPETFTTDAHFTEFGSAHNIVINEDSGYAYIVGSNTFSGGPMFVNIQNPTTPVSENGFSAGGYSHDAQVVTYNGPDTDYTGREILIGSNEDEVVIADVTDKSNPIKISDISYTNVGYTHQGWFTKNLNYFILGDETDERDIGINTRTIVFDFSDLDAPSFHMDYLGPTAAIDHNGYVKDDTFYQASYSAGVRIIDISQIASSVMTEVGYFDTRPEDNDTSFNGVWNVYPYLPSGNIIVSDTQKGLFVIKKRGS, from the coding sequence ATGAATTACTTTAATAAGAGTATTCGTTTATTTACACTATCTATTTTAGGCTGTTTATCTTTTTTAATTATACAGTCTTGTGCAAGTAATAACAATGAACCCTTACTAGCAAACGATACAGGCAACGCAGATGCATTAGCTTCTTGCGAAAATGGTTTAGCAGATGTTTACCCATGTAGTGGTTACGATTTAATGGTACACATGTCGTTAAACACTTTTGGAGCATCGGCCGGAAACGATTCCTGGGGTTGGGTAGACTCCACTACCGATAAAGAATATGCTTTAATAGCAACAAACATTAATGTGTCTTTTGTAGACATTACAGATACAACAAACCCAATTTACCTGGGTAATCTACCAACAGCTACGACTAGCTCGCCATGGCGTGATGTAAAAGTGTATAAAGACCATGCCTTTATTGTTGCAGATAATGCCGGAAATCATGGGATGCAGGTTTTTGATTTAACACGTTTAAGAGATGTTGCAAATCCACCCGAAACATTTACGACTGATGCTCATTTTACTGAGTTTGGAAGTGCTCATAATATCGTGATTAATGAGGATAGTGGTTATGCCTATATTGTAGGCTCAAATACGTTTTCCGGAGGCCCCATGTTCGTAAATATTCAAAATCCAACGACTCCAGTTTCCGAAAATGGTTTTAGTGCAGGTGGTTATTCACACGACGCCCAAGTGGTTACTTATAATGGTCCGGACACAGATTATACAGGACGAGAAATATTAATTGGAAGTAATGAAGATGAAGTTGTTATTGCCGATGTAACCGACAAATCCAACCCCATAAAGATTTCGGATATAAGTTATACTAACGTAGGCTACACCCATCAAGGCTGGTTTACAAAAAACCTTAACTATTTTATTTTAGGTGACGAAACCGACGAAAGAGATATTGGTATCAATACACGCACCATCGTTTTTGATTTTTCCGATTTGGATGCACCCAGTTTTCATATGGATTATCTAGGTCCTACTGCAGCAATAGATCATAATGGGTATGTTAAAGACGATACCTTTTATCAGGCAAGTTATAGTGCCGGAGTACGAATTATAGACATTTCTCAAATTGCAAGCAGCGTTATGACGGAAGTGGGTTACTTTGATACCCGTCCAGAAGATAACGACACAAGTTTTAATGGTGTATGGAATGTTTATCCATACCTTCCAAGTGGTAATATTATTGTTAGTGATACTCAAAAAGGGTTATTTGTTATTAAAAAAAGAGGTTCTTAA
- a CDS encoding aspartate kinase, producing MKVLKFGGTSVGSVENINNVKNIINDGDKKVVVLSAMSGTTNQLVAISSDIANKAPNEAIDKINKLHEAYTVTIDKLLTNKDLNKDVKDYVYSIFNFLVACTYQEFSIDLENNIVAQGELISTYMFNSYLKQEGLSSTLLPALSFMRIDADKEPDVAYIKQQFEVAINDAEPSDIYITQGFICLDDTDKISNLQRGGSDYTATLIGAAIKAEEVQIWTDIDGMHNNDPRYVENTKPISNLSFDEAAELAYFGAKILHPQTVTPVRADNIPVRLKNTMNPGAHGTLISNITSENGIKAIAAKDNITAIKIKSARMLQAHGFLKKVFEIFETHTTSIDMITTSEVAVSLTIDDDRNLDKIIEELEKIATIEVDTNQSIICLVGHSVVDHEDTYKLFQILQDVNIRMISYGGSRNNISLLVDTENKINSLRKLNDYLFELVTL from the coding sequence ATGAAAGTATTGAAGTTTGGTGGAACATCTGTAGGTTCCGTAGAAAATATAAACAACGTTAAAAATATTATTAACGATGGCGATAAGAAGGTTGTTGTACTATCTGCAATGTCTGGTACTACAAACCAATTAGTGGCTATTTCTAGCGATATTGCAAACAAAGCACCAAACGAAGCTATTGATAAAATTAATAAGTTACATGAAGCTTATACAGTAACGATAGACAAGCTTTTAACAAATAAAGACCTAAACAAGGATGTTAAGGACTATGTTTACAGTATTTTCAATTTTTTAGTAGCCTGTACTTATCAAGAGTTTTCTATTGATTTAGAAAATAATATTGTAGCCCAAGGGGAGTTAATTTCTACGTACATGTTTAACAGTTATTTAAAGCAGGAAGGGCTAAGTTCTACGTTGTTACCAGCTTTAAGTTTTATGCGTATTGATGCAGACAAAGAGCCAGATGTGGCATATATAAAGCAACAGTTTGAGGTTGCTATAAACGATGCCGAACCTTCTGATATATACATTACTCAAGGGTTTATTTGTTTAGACGATACCGATAAAATTTCAAATTTACAACGTGGTGGTAGCGATTATACGGCAACACTTATTGGGGCTGCTATTAAAGCGGAGGAAGTGCAAATTTGGACCGATATTGATGGAATGCACAATAACGATCCTAGATACGTTGAAAACACCAAACCTATATCGAACCTGTCGTTTGACGAAGCTGCAGAGTTAGCTTATTTTGGGGCCAAGATATTGCACCCACAAACCGTTACCCCAGTTAGAGCAGATAACATTCCTGTACGTTTAAAAAATACGATGAATCCCGGTGCGCATGGAACACTAATTTCAAATATAACCTCAGAAAATGGTATTAAGGCCATTGCTGCCAAGGATAATATTACGGCTATAAAGATTAAATCTGCAAGAATGTTGCAGGCGCATGGTTTCTTAAAAAAAGTATTCGAAATTTTCGAAACGCATACAACATCTATCGATATGATTACAACATCGGAGGTAGCGGTTTCTTTAACCATTGATGACGATAGGAACTTGGATAAGATTATTGAAGAGTTAGAAAAAATTGCCACAATAGAAGTTGATACAAATCAGAGTATTATCTGTTTGGTAGGACATTCTGTTGTTGATCATGAAGACACTTACAAGTTGTTTCAAATATTACAAGATGTAAATATTAGAATGATTTCTTATGGTGGAAGTAGAAATAATATCTCTCTGTTAGTTGATACAGAAAACAAAATTAATTCGCTGCGTAAACTAAACGATTATTTATTTGAATTAGTCACTCTGTAA
- the thiL gene encoding thiamine-phosphate kinase, whose amino-acid sequence MIEDKNQQRTQLSDLGEFGLIDHLTKNFKISQKSTVKSIGDDAAVLDFKNEKIVITTDLLVEGVHFDLSYVPLKHLGYKAVVVNLSDVYAMNANATQVTVSIAVSNRFPLEALEELYAGIETAAKIYNIDVVGGDTTSSTTGLLISVTAIGTIESDDEVYRDGAKSSDLLVVTGDLGAAYMGLQILEREKEVYKVNPNNQPDLDGYSYIIERQLKPEARKDIIKLLKDLNVKPSSMIDVSDGLSSEIMHLCKQSNVGCDLYEEKIPLDPQVISTCEEFNIDSTTVALNGGEDYELLFTISQEDYSKIKANPNLTVIGYMKEAQEGIHLVTRADTKIPIKAQGWKNFNA is encoded by the coding sequence ATGATAGAAGATAAAAACCAACAGAGGACTCAATTAAGTGATTTAGGTGAATTTGGACTTATAGACCACCTAACCAAGAATTTTAAAATTAGTCAGAAGTCAACCGTTAAAAGTATAGGAGACGATGCGGCTGTTTTGGATTTTAAAAATGAAAAAATTGTTATTACTACCGATTTACTTGTTGAAGGGGTTCATTTCGATTTAAGCTATGTGCCTTTAAAGCATTTGGGGTATAAGGCAGTTGTTGTTAACCTGTCTGATGTGTATGCCATGAACGCTAATGCTACACAAGTTACAGTATCTATTGCGGTTTCGAATAGGTTCCCGTTGGAAGCTTTGGAAGAGTTATATGCCGGGATAGAAACGGCAGCAAAGATTTATAATATTGATGTTGTTGGTGGAGATACTACATCGTCTACAACGGGATTGTTGATTTCGGTTACGGCTATTGGAACTATTGAAAGCGATGATGAGGTTTATAGAGATGGTGCTAAATCTAGTGACTTATTGGTGGTTACTGGAGATTTGGGAGCTGCTTATATGGGGCTACAAATACTTGAACGAGAAAAAGAGGTATATAAGGTGAACCCTAATAATCAACCAGATTTAGATGGCTATTCTTATATAATAGAGCGTCAATTAAAGCCAGAAGCCCGAAAGGATATTATTAAACTATTGAAAGATCTTAATGTAAAACCGTCTTCAATGATCGATGTAAGTGATGGCTTGTCTTCAGAAATTATGCATTTATGTAAGCAAAGTAACGTAGGGTGCGATTTGTATGAAGAAAAAATTCCTTTAGACCCTCAGGTTATTTCAACATGTGAGGAGTTTAATATTGATAGTACTACGGTTGCGTTAAATGGTGGCGAAGATTACGAATTATTGTTTACTATTTCTCAAGAGGATTATTCTAAAATAAAAGCAAATCCTAATCTTACGGTAATTGGTTATATGAAAGAGGCACAGGAAGGTATTCATTTAGTAACGAGAGCCGATACTAAAATACCTATTAAAGCCCAAGGATGGAAAAATTTTAATGCTTAA
- a CDS encoding LIM domain-containing protein — translation MIKPTNKPTFIPKMYCSFFGHDYQVTKKVTYHIKEYTCSHCKKQLTTNSNGYLIELTPKFKEINTILERIHTSRVERLKKKTLASSIY, via the coding sequence ATGATTAAACCTACTAACAAACCTACATTTATCCCAAAAATGTATTGCAGCTTCTTTGGCCATGATTATCAGGTAACTAAAAAAGTTACATATCATATTAAAGAATACACGTGCTCTCATTGCAAAAAACAACTAACGACAAACAGTAATGGTTATTTAATTGAGCTTACTCCAAAGTTTAAAGAAATAAACACGATTCTAGAACGCATTCATACCTCAAGAGTGGAACGTTTAAAGAAGAAAACGCTCGCTTCGTCGATTTACTAG
- a CDS encoding alpha/beta fold hydrolase translates to MILEHKGINIFYTDKGKGNAIVLLHGFLENSTMWDAFIPTLSKKNRVICIDLLGHGKTDCLGYIHTMELMAEMVEAVLKHLKIRRSTFIGHSMGGYVSLAFAEKNPDALKGLCLMNSTASADSPEKKKNRDRAIVAVKQNHKAFIRMGISNLFRPKNRTIFSEKIKLLKKEALKTPLQGIVAALEGMKIREDREVLLHFTPFKKMLIVSKRDPVLDYDALISQAKNSDVKLVEFPDGHMSFIENESDSLQSIMHFIENM, encoded by the coding sequence ATGATTTTAGAGCACAAAGGAATAAACATTTTTTATACCGACAAAGGAAAAGGGAACGCCATTGTCTTGCTTCATGGTTTTTTAGAAAACTCGACAATGTGGGATGCTTTTATTCCAACATTATCAAAAAAAAATAGGGTGATCTGCATCGACCTTCTTGGTCATGGAAAAACCGATTGTTTAGGTTATATCCATACTATGGAACTCATGGCAGAAATGGTTGAAGCCGTTTTAAAACATTTAAAAATTCGACGATCTACATTTATCGGACACTCAATGGGTGGTTATGTATCCCTAGCTTTCGCTGAAAAGAATCCGGATGCATTAAAAGGTTTATGCCTTATGAATTCTACTGCAAGTGCAGATTCTCCCGAAAAGAAAAAAAATAGAGACCGAGCTATTGTAGCTGTTAAACAAAACCATAAAGCGTTTATTAGAATGGGTATTTCTAACTTATTCAGGCCAAAGAACAGAACCATTTTTTCGGAAAAGATTAAGCTGTTAAAAAAGGAAGCCTTAAAAACACCATTACAGGGTATTGTAGCAGCTCTTGAAGGCATGAAAATTAGGGAAGATAGAGAAGTACTTCTTCATTTTACACCTTTTAAAAAAATGCTTATCGTTAGTAAAAGAGATCCGGTACTAGATTACGATGCCTTAATTTCGCAAGCAAAAAATAGTGATGTAAAGTTAGTGGAATTCCCTGATGGCCACATGAGTTTCATTGAAAACGAAAGCGATTCTTTACAAAGTATAATGCATTTCATCGAAAATATGTAG
- a CDS encoding aminopeptidase P family protein — MKYHPINNELFIKNRKDFSSQMKPKSLAVFNSNDIYPVSADSTLPFEQHRDIFYLSGVDQEESILVLFPDCPKEKHREILFLKETNEHIAIWEGEKLTKEKAFETSGIKTVYWLQDMEKVMFEIMTQCDTVYINTNEHYRANVETETREDRFTKWLKDRYPAHAVAKSNPILQRLRSVKDPIEIDLIQKACDITEKGFRRILNFVKPDVWEYEIEAEFMHEFLRNRSKKFAYTPIVASGNNANVLHYIENNQQCKAGELILMDVGAEYGNYSSDMTRSVPVSGKFTPRQKEVYNAVNRVKNEATKMLTPGTDWGKYHVEVGKIMTSELLGLGLLDKADVQNENPEWPAYKKYLMHGTSHHLGLDTHDYGILTEPMQANMVFTVEPGIYIPDEGFGIRLEDDVVIQEQGEPFNLMRNIPIEADEIESIMNS, encoded by the coding sequence ATGAAATATCACCCTATAAATAATGAGCTCTTCATAAAAAACAGAAAAGACTTTTCCAGTCAAATGAAACCTAAAAGTTTAGCTGTTTTTAATTCGAACGATATCTACCCTGTAAGCGCAGATAGCACCTTGCCTTTTGAGCAACATAGAGATATTTTTTATCTAAGTGGCGTAGATCAAGAAGAAAGTATTCTCGTTTTATTCCCAGATTGTCCAAAAGAGAAACATCGTGAGATTCTGTTTTTAAAAGAAACAAACGAACATATTGCTATTTGGGAAGGCGAAAAACTAACGAAAGAAAAAGCTTTTGAGACGAGTGGCATTAAAACAGTTTACTGGTTGCAGGACATGGAAAAGGTCATGTTTGAAATTATGACACAATGCGACACTGTTTATATTAACACTAACGAACATTACAGAGCCAATGTAGAAACAGAAACCCGAGAAGATCGTTTTACCAAATGGTTAAAAGACAGATACCCTGCGCATGCAGTTGCAAAAAGTAATCCTATTTTACAAAGGTTACGTTCTGTAAAGGATCCTATTGAAATTGACCTCATTCAAAAAGCTTGTGATATTACTGAAAAAGGATTTAGACGTATTTTAAATTTTGTTAAACCCGATGTTTGGGAATATGAAATTGAAGCAGAGTTTATGCACGAATTCTTGAGAAACCGCTCTAAGAAATTTGCTTACACACCTATTGTTGCATCTGGAAATAATGCGAATGTACTGCATTATATAGAAAACAATCAGCAGTGTAAAGCAGGTGAATTAATACTAATGGATGTTGGTGCAGAATATGGTAATTATTCAAGCGACATGACTCGTAGCGTACCCGTTTCGGGAAAATTCACTCCCAGACAGAAAGAGGTTTATAATGCAGTAAACAGAGTGAAAAATGAGGCTACAAAAATGCTTACTCCTGGAACCGATTGGGGTAAATATCATGTAGAGGTTGGCAAGATAATGACTAGTGAACTTTTAGGCTTAGGACTTTTGGACAAAGCCGATGTGCAAAACGAAAACCCAGAATGGCCGGCTTATAAAAAATATCTTATGCATGGAACCAGCCACCATTTAGGCCTAGACACACATGATTATGGCATATTAACAGAACCTATGCAAGCCAACATGGTATTTACCGTAGAGCCTGGAATTTATATTCCGGATGAAGGTTTTGGCATACGATTAGAAGACGATGTGGTTATTCAAGAGCAAGGGGAGCCATTCAATTTAATGAGAAACATTCCTATTGAAGCCGATGAAATTGAGAGCATTATGAACTCTTAA
- a CDS encoding LIM domain-containing protein: MKNIHCKVFGHDFQVTRDVTYHVKEYTCKHCKKQLTTNENGYLTELTPKFKEINDLLEHIHMKRHMRSTVQQSSDVNDDGLEYIHIKHKVKSIDELPSTINVENLLVFKH; this comes from the coding sequence ATGAAAAACATTCATTGCAAGGTATTTGGACACGATTTCCAAGTAACACGAGATGTGACATACCATGTAAAAGAGTATACTTGCAAACACTGCAAAAAACAACTCACTACCAACGAAAATGGCTACTTAACCGAGCTCACGCCTAAATTTAAAGAAATAAATGATCTGTTGGAACACATTCATATGAAACGGCATATGAGATCGACCGTGCAGCAAAGTTCAGATGTAAACGATGATGGATTGGAATACATTCACATTAAGCATAAAGTAAAATCTATCGACGAACTACCCTCAACCATAAATGTTGAAAATTTATTAGTTTTTAAGCATTAA